In one Macrobrachium rosenbergii isolate ZJJX-2024 chromosome 53, ASM4041242v1, whole genome shotgun sequence genomic region, the following are encoded:
- the LOC136834345 gene encoding uncharacterized protein, with protein MQDLTASFHGAKIFSKMDLLVIFSGTSSTRGHHQTCHCHALRVLRLRLLHLRPEERGHDLPEVRGLHPRGPGLLRQRYPNLFQIPGGTPATHPEGPAAPVGKWPRCQVRQVYLQRREGGIPGQRDIPRGRLPNVVKGRSRREVPHPYLHQGCKRIPRDGQLLQRIHPGDCSHHGPSDRVLKGCPKSTVWGPDQQKAFLLTKAALAKAPSLAHQNPNAPPPS; from the coding sequence atgcaggacctgacggcctctttccatggggccaaaatattctcaaaaatggatcttttggtcatattttcaggtaccagtagcaccAGAGGACATCATCAAACCTGCCACtgtcatgcccttcgggtcctacgtcttcgccttctccaccttcggcctgaggaacgcgggcacgaccttccagaggttCGTGGACTGCATCCTAGGGGACCTGGACTGCTACGTcaacgatatcctaatcttttccagatcccgggaggaacacctgcgacacatccagaaggtcctgcagcacctgtaGGAAAGTGGcctcgttgtcaggttcgacaagtgtaccttcagcgtcgagaaggtggaattcctgggcaaCGAGATATCCCCCGAGGGCGTCTGCCCAATGTTGTCAAAGGTCgaagccgtcgagaagttccccacccctacctccatcagggctgtaaaagaattcctcgggatggtcaactactacagaggattcatcctggggattgctcacaccatggcccctctGACAGAGTCCTCAAGGGATGTCCAAAGTCCacagtgtggggccccgaccagcagaaggccttcctcctgacgaaggctgccctcgccaaagcaccatctttggcccaccagaaCCCCAATGCTCCTCCCCCCAGCTGA